A single window of Psychrobacter raelei DNA harbors:
- the lipB gene encoding lipoyl(octanoyl) transferase LipB has product MISTHNQTQSDAIGDAKAPSAFKLRTLIDADYEQTHAAMLSHTLKRIEQKRQGIITPDELWIVEHKDVYTLGQAGKEEHILQRGDTPIIHTDRGGQVTWHGKGQLVIYWLIDLNNAGWSVRDLVSHAEQSIEDVLNAVLSRQPAATEFYAKARKDAPGVYIYNKDELMLGKIASLGFKIKHGFSYHGIALNLTCDLGAFNAINPCGYAGMQMLRLADFVALNSIDTSPYHGFEVLPDAVTELEVTKLLLTNIIQRDMGAISLRSAAP; this is encoded by the coding sequence ATGATTTCTACTCACAACCAAACCCAAAGCGACGCTATAGGCGACGCCAAAGCGCCAAGCGCTTTTAAGTTACGTACCTTAATTGATGCCGATTATGAGCAGACGCACGCTGCTATGCTGAGCCATACTTTAAAGCGTATCGAACAAAAACGCCAAGGCATTATCACCCCCGATGAGCTGTGGATTGTCGAGCATAAGGATGTCTATACCCTCGGTCAAGCCGGCAAAGAAGAGCACATATTACAGCGCGGTGATACACCCATTATCCATACCGATCGTGGTGGCCAAGTCACCTGGCATGGCAAAGGGCAATTGGTCATTTATTGGCTAATTGACTTAAATAATGCCGGCTGGTCGGTGCGAGACTTGGTATCACATGCAGAGCAAAGCATTGAAGATGTGTTAAATGCGGTATTAAGCCGTCAGCCAGCCGCTACAGAGTTTTATGCCAAAGCCCGTAAAGATGCGCCCGGTGTTTATATTTATAACAAAGATGAGCTGATGCTCGGTAAGATTGCCTCATTGGGCTTTAAGATTAAGCACGGCTTTAGCTACCACGGCATTGCCCTAAACCTCACTTGTGATCTGGGTGCCTTTAATGCCATTAACCCTTGTGGTTATGCCGGCATGCAAATGCTTAGATTGGCTGATTTTGTGGCGTTAAATAGCATTGACACTTCCCCATATCATGGCTTTGAGGTGCTGCCAGACGCCGTCACTGAGCTTGAGGTGACCAAGCTGCTGCTGACGAATATTATCCAGCGTGATATGGGTGCCATTTCTTTGCGCAGCGCTGCTCCTTAA